Proteins from one Nicotiana tabacum cultivar K326 chromosome 23, ASM71507v2, whole genome shotgun sequence genomic window:
- the LOC142177391 gene encoding uncharacterized protein LOC142177391: MAEDSELWDVICNGPFIPMKTIGEPAVSVPKTRKEYNDVDRKVIEKNFRSKKILVCGIGPDEYKWISACQSAKEIWEALQITHEGTTQVKQSKIDMLTTEYELFRMKDDESIQDMHTHFTSIINELHSLGEIIPSNKLVRKILSVLRGSWENKVNAITEAKDLQKLTIDKLIGNLKTNGGIPKRGSSSKPRGYDLCHKCGKPGHFIKDCPLLKQDQFKHNTDKAAKRNPVPDKLFKRKDIADNVVKQYLASWGDSSSESGEDDE, translated from the exons atggctgaagacTCAGAACTTTGGGATGTCATCTGCAATGGTCCTTTTATTCCTATGAAGACCATTGGCGAACCAGCAGTGTCAGTTCCCAAGACTAGGAAAGAATACAACGATGTTGACAGAAAGGTTATAGAGAAGAACTTCCGATCCAAAAAGATCCTCGTCTGTGGTATTGGACCAGACGAATACAAATGGATTTCTGCCTGTCAATCTGCCAAGGAGATCTGGGAAGCTCTCCAAATAACACACGAAGGTACTACTCAAGTCAAACAGTCGAAGATTGATATGCTAACCACTGAGTATGAGCTattcaggatgaaggatgatgagtccattCAGGACATGCACACTCACTTCACTTCTATCATCAATGAGCTCCATTCTCTAGGAGAAATCATTCCAAGTAACAAGCTTGTTAGAAAAATACTCAGCGTATTACGTGGATCCTGGGAAAACAAAGTAAATGCTATCACGGAGGCAAAGGATCTGCAGAAGCTAACCATTGATAAACTCATTGGCAATCTGAAAAc AAATGGAGGTATTCCAAAAAGGGGCAGCTCTAGCAAGCCAAGAGGCTATGACCTATGTCATAAGTGTGGGAAGCCaggacatttcatcaaggattgcCCCCTCCTCAAGCAAGATCAGTTTAAACATAACACAGACAAAGCAgccaagaggaacccggttcctgacaAATTATTCAAGAGAAAAGATATCGCTGACAATGTTGTGAAGCAATATCTTGCTtcatggggagactcctccagcgAATCTGGAGAGGATGATGAATAA